In the genome of Methylomagnum ishizawai, the window ATGCCCAAGGGCCGCAAGGTCGAGGCCGAACCCTTGATGTCGCACTTGTTCGCGACCACCGACCTGGAACGCAGCTACCGGGTCAACCTCAACATGATCGGCCTCAACGGCAAGCCCCAGGTCAAGAACCTCCGCGCCATCCTGGTGGAATGGCTGCGATACCGCACCGCTACCGTGCGCAAGCGGCTGGAATTCCGGCTGGACAAGGTCGAGGCCCGTTTGCATCTCCTGGCGGGCTTATTGATCGCCTTCCTCAATATCGACGAGGTCATCGCCATTATCCGCCGCGAGGACGAACCCAAGCCAGTGTTGATGGCGCGGTTCGGCCTGAGCGAGCTCCAGGCCGAAGCCATCCTCGACATCAAACTGCGCCATCTCGCCAAGCTGGAGGAAATGAAGATTCGCGGCGAACAGGCCGATTTGGAACAGGAGCGGGCCATGCTGCGGGCGACCCTGGATTCGCCGGATAAGCTCAAGGCGCTCATCAAGCAAGAGCTACGGCAGGACGCCGAGCGCTACGGCGACGCTCGCCGTTCGCCCATCGTGGCCCGGCAGGCGGCGCAGGCCTTGGACGCGACCCAGGTCATCGCCAGCGAGCCGGTCACGGTGATCCTGTCGGAAAAAGGCTGGGTCCGCGCCGCCAAGGGTCATGACATCGATGCCGCCACCTTGGCCTATCGTTCCGGCGATAGCTTCCTGATGGCCGCGCCGGGGCGCAGCAATCAACCGGCCTATTTCCTGGATTCCACGGGCCGCAGCTACGCCGTGCCCGCCCACGAATTGCCCTCCGCCCGTACCCAGGGCGAACCTTTAACTGGTCGGCTCAATCCGCCGCCGGGCGCGGTGTTCAAAACCGTGCTGACCGGCGGCGACGAGGACTGGTATCTGCTGGCGACCGACAGCGGCTATGGCTTCCTGACCCAGCTCAAGGAGCTATACACCAAGAACCGCACCGGCAAGCTGGTCCTGACCCTCCCCGAGCATGCGGAAGCCTTGCCGCCGCTGCGGGTGCTGGCACCGGACACGGAGGCCGTGGCCGTGGTGACGGCGCAGGGCCGTTTGCTGGTGTTCCCGATGACGGAGATTCCGGTGTTGGCCAAGGGCAAGGGCAATAAGCTGATCCAGGTGGAAGCCGGGGATTTGGCGGCGCGGCAGGATTATGTGCTGCATCTGGTGGCCTTGCCGCCGGGCGCGGGGCTGAAGCTCTATTGCGGCAAGCGCCATATCGGTCTGTCGCCCAACGATCTCGCCCATTATCAGGGGCTGCGGGGCCGCAAGGGCAATCATCTGCCGCGGGGGTTCCAGCGGGTGGATCGGGTCGAGGTGCAGGTTTAAGCGGGGCGTTGCCCGCCCGCTATCGGGACGTGATCGAATTCAAACAACAGGGAGGGCCGTATGCCGCTTTTCTACTCGAACAGCCATTTCTACCACACCCTGATGGGCATCACTTACCGCCACCATCGCAATGAGCGGTTCCGGGCGGTGGCGCGATGGATACCGGAAGGGGCCGATGTCCTCGATGTATGTTGCGGCGACGGGGCGTTGAGCCGGTATTTGCCGGAAGCCACCCGCTATCGCGGCTTGGACCGGAGCCCGGCCTTTTTGCGGAGCGCCCGGCGGCGCGGCAGGCCGGTGGAATATTTCGATGTGGGCGACGGACCCTTGCCCAAATCCCAGGTCGTGGTGTGCCAGGTCAGCCTGTACCAGTTCCATCCGCGGGTGGACGAGATGCTGGCCCGGTTGTACGCGGCGGCGCAACAACGCCTGATCGTCTCGGAATCGGTGTGGAGCCTGACCCGCTCCAAACTGCCGGGGGTCGCGCCGGTCATCGCCTGGGCCATGCGGACGGAAGGCATGGCGGATGGGTATTTCCGCTTCACGCCGGAGGCGCTGGACCGCTTGTTCGAGGCTTACCGGCCCGCGCTGCGCCATAGCGGGGCGATTTGCGGCGGGATGGATCGGTTGTTCGTGTTGGATAAGGCGGGTGCGCGTCCCGTCGCGGCGGAATATTGAAACGGGAGGTTTAGGTTATGGCTAGCAATATCAACGAGCGCGAGGCATTCGATTTGCCGTCTTGGCGGTTCCGTATCGCCAATCTGGGCTGCGTGGAATCGGGCGAGCTTGAGGTGAAGCCGCTGACTTTGCTGTGCGGGCCGAATAATACCGGGAAGACTTGGGTGATGTATGCGTTGTATGGGTTTTTGAAATACTCTATCCCGCCGAACCCCCCGATTTTTCCGGGGTTGGAATTCATTTTTGAAGGGCTAAAACATAAAAAAGTTATTTCTTGGGATTTAGAGGCGTGGGTTCGCAAATATGCAGATGAGTTGATTGAGTTAATTAATGCAAATACGAGGCAAAGATTTTCTGGTATTTTTCATTCTGGCGATGAATTTTTTTATGGTAGTCGCTTTGATTGGGGCGTGAATGCAGAGGCATTTGTTAAATATGCAGTTCGCACACGTTTAGATTTTGAACATTCTGGTGTGGTGCTTTTTAAGCCATCTAATAATGGCGTAGCTAAGTTGGCGATTGACGGCGATAGGGCGATTGATTTTTTAATATATCCGACTTTATCTGCGGCATTGCTTGGTTTTTTGTCGGGCGTAGTGTCTGGCGGGAATAGGTTTTTGATACCGACTGAGCGTAACGGATTGAATCTTTTTTTTCGTGAATTGGTTGGCTTGCGTACTGCACTCTTGCATCCATCTAGTAGAGGGTCGGGATCGTTTCTAAAATATATCGAGAATTTATCTAATTATCCTGAGCCTATAGCAGACTATATAAATTGGTTGAGTTGGGCTGGGTTATGGGAAATCGATGCTGAAAATAGGGGGGGTAAAATTTTTGAGGTGGCAGAGCGGGTTAAAATGGTTGCTGGTGGGCGTTATGCTAAAGACGGTGAAGGTAATGTCTGCTTTATGCCAAGTTTAACGGATAGCGCCCCCAAATTGGCTTTGCATTTAGCATCGTCCACGGTAAATAGCCTCTTCCCGCTCTGGTTCTACCTGGAACACCAAGCCAAACCCGGCGATGTCCTCATGATCGACGAACCGGAATTGAACCTGCATCCCGCCAACCAACGGGCGGTGGCGCGGCTCTTGGCGCGACTGGTCAATGCCGGTATCCGGGTGGTATGCAGCACCCATAGCGATTACATCGTGCGCGAGATCAATTCCCTGATTATGCTGGCCCGCCCGCATCCGCAACGCGCCGCGCTCATGCAGCGCTTCGGCTACGAAGAAGAGGAGATTCTAAGGCCGGAGCAGGTCGGGGCGTATGTATTCGAGAACGGGCATATCGCAGCCATGCCGATTACCGAAGATGAAGGTATCTCAGCCCAAACCTTCGACCAGCAAATCCACGAACTCAACGAAACCAGCGACGAGATTTATTACACCTATCGGGATAATGGCGGGGAGGCGGCGGGTGGGTAATTTGGTGAGTTGCTTCCAGCGCTTGATCCACCCCGATTGGCTATTGGAGCGCAACGGGGGCGAATGGTTATTGCGGGAATCCCAGGCCGGTGCGGATCAGCATGGTTTATTGAGGATTTCCGGCGGGCCATCCTTGGCTTTCTCGTTGGATAAGCCCGGTGCCGATCCCTGGCCGTTCATGAAGGCGGAACAACTGCCGGGTATCCGCAAGGTTTCCGATGCGTTGGTGTTGCTCGAAAAAGCCGGGCAGACTTATGTTTTCGCCATCGAAATGAAATCGGACAACGAATCCAAGGCGCTCCGCCAAATCCACAATGCCCGTTTGTTCACGCATTGGGTGCTGGGCTTGCTGCAATCGCACCGCCATTGGCAGGGCGATTATGGGTTTTGCGGGATTATCAGTTTCGCGCCGCGCAGGCAAGAACGCAGAGGCGTGACTTCAAGGGCGGCGGCTTTGCCCAAGCCGACCCAGAGCCACGGTTATCCGGTGTTCCGCCTGCATAACCACCCCCGCCTGAATCTGATGGATGTGCTGGAAAGCTTGGCTGGGGCTTCGGATGTCCGTCCCTAAGCGCCTTCACACAACCGTCACCGTCCAAAGGTGACGGCCCCGCCCCGGAAAAGCTTACAGTCCGCGCTTTTTTCCAAGGGGAATCCCACCATGTCCATCCGCACCACCCTCGCCGCCGGGCTCGCCCTGCTCGCGCTCGCCACCGGCACCGAAGCCGCCACCAGCCGCCCCTCCTGGCTGGTGCAGAAAATCTACGCCTACAACCATCCCTTCGCCGCCAACTTGCCAGGGGAGTTGGCGACCAAGATGGACAAGATGACCCAGAGCGCTTTCTACTTCTACCGGGGCACGGCCCATCTGTTCTACACCGATATGGCGAACACAGCGGCTTGGCCGACCTCGTATTTCAGTAATTACCTAACCGACGGGGCGTGGCTGGAAGGCGATATGCATATGCAGAACCTGGGCGGTTTCCGCGACGCCAACGGCAACGCGGTGTTCGACACCAATGATTTCGACGAGGCTTATTGGGGGCCCTATGTTTGGGATATCCGCCGCATGGCGGTCGCCATCGTCCTCGCCGCCAAGGAAAACGGCATTGCCAGCAGTGACCGCCAATCCCTGGTCAAGAATTTCGTCGATGCCTACCTCACCCAGATCGCCGCCTTCAAGGGCAACGACAACGAGAAGACCTGGCGCCTGACCACGGCCAACACCAACGGCGTGGTCAAGGATGCCATCCAGGCGGCGGATGCCAAGACCCGTTCCAACCTCCTGGCGAAATACACCGCCGTGACTTCCGGGGTGCGTCAATTCGTGGCGTCCAGCACCTTGCAACTGGTCAATGCCTCGACCCTGTCCGCCCTCAACGCGGCCATGCCCGGCTATATCGCTTCCATCGCTGCTTCCAAGCGCTATGCCAATAGCTTCTACACCCTCAAGGGCGCGGCCCTGCGCTTGGGCGCGGGTACTGGCAGTCTGGGGCGCTACCGCTATTACCTGTTGATCGAAGGGCCGTCCACCGCGACCAGCGACGACGTGATTCTGGAGATGAAGCAGGAATCCGACAGCGCGGTTGCCATCGCCGCGCCGGGCACTATGCCGGCCTCGGCCTATGGCTATCACAACGGTGTCCGCGTCGCGATGAGCCATAAGGCCTTGCTGAACAACGCCGATGTGTTGGTGGGTTCCACCAGTATGAACGGCATGGCGTTCTACCTGCACGAGCGTTCGCCGTACCAGGAGGATTTCGATTACACCTTGCTGACCACCTACACCAAGTTCAACGACGCGGTGAAATACATGGGGCAGGGGGTGGCGAAGAACCACGCCCTGGCGGACAAGGATTACGATTCCACCCTGATCGCTTCCAGCATGGATAAGGAAATCACCGATGTGATCGGCGCGAACGGCTCGGCCTTCAAGACCGAAATCCTCAACTTCGCCCTGGGCTATACCGCCCAGGTCGAGCAGGATTACGTCGATTTCGTCGCCGCCAAGAACAGCGGGGCCACCTTGTACTGAGGCGGGTTCACCCGCCGGGCAAGCGCCGCCGCAAGAAATCCAAAGCCAACGCGGCGGCACCCAGCCGCTTGCGCTGCGGATTGCCCGAAACCACCCGGCTTTCCTGCCACAGCCGGTTCGATCCGGCCAGGGCGAAATGCACCGGGGCGGGGCCGGAACCTTCCTTGAGCGCGTCCGGCTCGGCCAATTGCACCAGCGCGAAATCCGCCCCGCTCCGCGCCAGGGCCATCACGGCCAGGGTGGCGGCGACCCGCGGGCCGTCGCCTTCCGGTTTCCCGCCTAGCCAGCGGTGCAGGGTTTCCGGGGGGGATGCGGCCAGCGTACCCAACAGCCATTCCCGCCCCGCGCAGCGGCTCGCCAACAGCCCGCCGCTCGCCGCCTCGACGATGAACAACTTGGCGCGGCGGGCGTCGAGATTCTTTCCGGCCACGGCTTCGAGGCCGCTGCCGGGTTCCTCGTCGCCGCCGATGGCGTAAACGGCTTCCCCAATCGCCGCCATGGCCCGCCGCACCGTGGCTTCCCGTTGCTCCTCCGGGCAAGCCGCCGGGAACAGCAATTTCACCTGGTTCTCCGGCCCACCGGCCCGGAAACCCAAGCGCACGCCGGGCGGTAGTTCCACCGGCTCCAATAGCTCCTGCAAGGCCGATTCGCCGACGCCGACGGTGCGGAGGATCACCAGCTTTTCGGGGGCCAAGACGTAGCGCCGCGCCAAATCCGGTTTCACCCAGTGTCCGAACATGGCTTTCATCTCGGTCGGCACGCCCGGCATGAACACGAAGCGGCAACGCCCGGCCTGCACCGCGAAACCGGGGGCCGTGCCCCACAGGTTGTCCAGCCGTTCCGCGCCTTGCGGTAACAAAGCCTGTTTGCGGTTGACGGCGGGCATGGGCCGACCCGAGCGGGCGAACCAAGCTTCGATCTGGCGCAGGGCTTCCGGGTCTTCCACCAAGGGCAGGTCGAAGGCGTGGGCGACGGCCTCGGCGGTGAGGTCGTCGCAGGTCGGCCCCAGGCCGCCGCTGCACAGGCAGAGGTCGGCGCGGGCCGAGATTTCGCGCAACAGGGAAACCAAGGCGTCGAGCCGGTCGCCCACGGCGCTGTGGCGGGCGATGTGGAAACCCATCGGCACCAGTTCCCGCGCCAGCCAGGCGGCGTTGGTGTCGGCGATTTCGCCGGTGACGACTTCGTCGCCTTGGGAGAAGATTTCGGCTAGGGGTGGGGTCATGGCGGGCTATGGGGATGGGCTATGGAGAGTTGGATTATCCTGTATGCGCTGCATGTGGGCCAGCATGGAGGGCGGGGTACCGCTCCAGGCCCAAGCGGGATGATAGTGAAAGGCCCGGCCCGTCGCATGAAACGCGGATGGCGTTGCGCAGCGTTGCGTAGGCAACATATTGAAACGAGTCATGCCCCTTTTCTCCCGCCATCCCATCCCATCGATCATTGGCCGGATTCCCGGTTCCACGCCGCGCCGGGCTTTGGCACGGAGCTTGTCTCTTTCTCCGCCATCAGCGCCGCCTGTCGTCACAGGCCCACCCCATTGGAGCAGCACCATGATCTTCCGCCAACTCTTCGAAGCCGATACCTGCACCTACACCTACCTTTTGGGCTGCGAACGCACCCACCGCGCGGTCTTGATCGACCCCGTCGCCAGCGAGTTGGAAACCTACGCCCGTTTGCTGGCCGAACTCGGCCTGACCCTGGTCTATACCCTGGAAACCCATGTCCACGCCGACCACATCACCGCGTCCGGCCTGCTGCGCGAGCGCTTCGGCAGCAAGAGCGTGGTCCATCGCGACGCCGGGGCGATGTGCGCCGACCTGTTGGTGACCGATGGCGTGCCCTTGCAGGTGGGCGACCTGGAATTCCGGGTGCTGCACACGCCCGGCCATACCGGCGGCTGCGTGAGCTACGCCATGGTCGACCGGGTGTTCACCGGCGACGCCTTGTTCATCGGCGGTTGCGGACGCACCGATTTCCAGCAGGGCGATGCCGGACGTTTGTACGACAGCATCCAGCGCCAGCTTTTCAATCTGCCGCCCGACACCCTGGTCTATCCCGGCCACGATTACGCCGGTAACACCGTCTCCACCATCGGCCAGGAAAGGGCCAAGAATCCCCGGCTCGGCAACGGCAAGACCCGCGAGGAATTCATCGGTCTGATGCGGGCCTTGGATTTGCCCTATCCCAAGTACATCGACCAAGCCCTGCCCGCCAACCAGGCTTGTGGCCGGGCGCCCGTGCCGCGCCAGGGGTGATGGCTTGCCTTGATGGCCGACCGGGGAGCCGGAGGTGGATATGGGCTTGATGCTGGGTTTGGCGGGGGTGATCGGCTTGTTGCTGGGCTTGCTCGGCGGCGGCGGGTCGATCCTCACGGTGCCGGTGCTGGTCTACGTGGCGGGACTCGATCCCAAGACCGCCATCGCGACTTCGCTGGTGGTGGTGGGCACCACCAGCCTGGTCGCCATGGTGGGCCATGCGCGGGGCGGGCGGGTGTGCTGGAAGAACGGCTATAGCTTCGGGCTGGCCGGGATGGCGGGGGCGTATGGCGGCGGGCGGCTGGCGGCCTATGTGCCGGGGCATATTTTGTTGCTGCTGTTCGCCCTGGTCATGCTGGCGACGGCGGCGGCGATGCTCAAGGGCCGGGGGCGCGAAACCCAGCCCCATACCGGCGGGCCGATCTGCCCCCGGCGTTTGAACCTGCCCGCCGTGTTGTTCGATGGCTTCCTGGTCGGCGCTTTGAACGGGCTGGTCGGGGTGGGCGGCGGTTTCGTGATCGTGCCGGCCTTGAACCTGTTGGGCGGCTTGCCCATGCACGCGGCGGTGGGGACTTCGCTCCTGGTCATCGCCATGAATTCGGCGGCGGCGCTGGCGGGCTACGCCAGCCATGTCAGCTTCGATCCGCATTTGGTGATGCTGTTCACCGGGGCGGCGGTGGTGGGGAGCGTGGTCGGCGGCTGGCTGTCCAAGCGGATCAGCGGCAACGCGCTCAGGCGCGGCTTCGGGGTGTTCGTCATCGCCATCGCCGCCTATTTGCTCCACCGCGAATTGAGTTGGGCGGTGGTGGACGAGGTCCGGCGGGTGGTGCTGGAACACCGGGATTTCTTCTGGGGTTTGATGACCGCCCTCGCCATCTTGGCGTTATATTGGCTGCGGGGCTTGATCCACCACCACCGCCCGCTGGGCGGGCAGGCGCGTTGATGCCCTGGGGCGCGGGGCGGTTCCCGCTCCGTTTGCATAACCATAACGATCTTCGCACGACACCATACCCATGAACACCAGACTCTTTCCCTGTATCGCCCTGGCTTTGTCCCTGGCCGCCTGCGGTCCCGCCTCCACACCCGGAACCGCGGGCGGCGGCGGCGAGGCCAAAATCGTGGGGCTGGTCCTCACCGAGGACGGGCCGGCCCGCCAGGGCCACATCGAAGCCAAAGACCGCGACGGTGCCGTGGTGGCCCAGGCCGACATCGGCGGTGACGCCCATTACAGCCTGAGAATCCCGGCGGGCGTGGCCTATCCCGTGGTGCTGAGCGCCACGGCGGCGGGGGCCGCGGCTCCGTTGAAGGCCGCCGTCACCAGCGATCTGGTTGCCGACCAGGATATCAGTCCCGTCACCACCTTGGTGGTCGATACCGCCCTGGGCCTGGGCGGACTGACCGAGGCCAACCTCGCCAAGGCCGCCGGGGCCGCCATCGCCCAGCGCAAAAGCTCGGGCGGTTCCGGCGGTTCGGCGGGTTTCAAGGGAGATTCCACCCAACAATACGGCGGCTGGCATTAAGTCCGGTCCGGTGCGGCTTGGGGGCCGGCGGCAGCCGCGATATGGTCACGGGTTCCGCCCAACGCCGTGTCGCGCCTTTTTTGCCGGGATTGGCTATGCTTCGGAGGTTCCGAACCTATCCCCATCCCTATGAACAGCGGCCCTGGTTCACCTTCCTCCCCTTCCACAGAGCCTCCGGGCGATCCGCCGGAGCAGTCCGGCCCGTCCGGGCAAGAGTCGGGTTTTTGCTGCGCCATCGTAAATTCCATACCGGCCCATATCGCCGTGCTGGACCATGACGGCATCATCGTCGCGGTCAACGAGTCCTGGATGCGTTTCGACCGGGACAACAGCGGCGATTCCCGCCCGGACGCGGCGGCTTGGGTCGGGACCGATTATCTGGCGGTTTGCGCCGCCTGCTCGGAGGGCGATGGGTTTGGCGATGTGCAGGAGGCCGAAGCGGCCCGCGCCGGTATCCTGGCCGTGCTGCGCGGGGAAAGCTCCGGCTTTTCGATGGAATATCCCTGCCATTCGCCCACTCAGCGCCGCTGGTTCCTGATGAGCGTCTCGCCCTTGTGTTCGGAGCGGGGCGGGGCGGTGGTGTCGCACACCGATATCACGGGGCGGGTGCTGGCCGAGTTGGCGCTGGCGGAGGCGGCGGAGAGCAAGCGCATCCTGTTCGAGCAATCGCAGGATGGTATCGCGGTCCTCGATACCGACTGCCGGGTGATCGAGGCCAATGCCCGCTTTGCCGCCATGCTGGGTTATACGCAGGAGGAATTGGTCGGGGTTCCGGTTTGGTCCTGGGACGACCAGTGGCGGACGCAGGAAGCTTTGTTCGCCCATTTCGCCCAATCCTTCGACCAGCAGCAACTATTCGAGACCCGCCATCGGCGCAAGGACGGTGGGGTCTACGATGTGGAAATCCTGTCCATTCCTTCGGCCTGGCGCGGCCAGTCGGCGATATTCACCATCTGCCGCGACATCAGCGGGCGCAAGCTCGCCGAGCGGGCCTTGCGCGAAAGCGAGGAGCGGTTCCGCCAACTCGCCGAGCGGGTGCCGGATATTTTCTGGATCACCGAGTGGCCGGAGCGGCGGGTGGCCTATGTCAGCCCGGCGTTCGAGGCCATCAGCGGGCTGTCCAGGGAAGCCCTGTACCAAGATTCCGAAACCTGGTTCCAAGCGGTCCATCCCGAGGACCAAGCCAGGGTCCGGCGCGAGTTCGTGGCGGGACTCAAGGCCGGGTGCTTCGATATCGAATACCGCGTCGTCCGCTCCGACGGCGATATCCGCTGGGTCGAGGATAGGGGTTCCCCGGTGCGGGACGCGGCGGGCCGGGTCTACCGGGTGGTCGGCATCGTGCATGATGTCACCCAGCGCCACCGCATGATCGAGGAACTGGACCGCCACCACCACCACCTGGAGCATCTGGTGGCCGAGCGCACCGAGCAGCTGCGCGAGGCCAACCGCGCCCTCCTGGTCCACGCCGAGGAAATCGCCGACCTCTACAACAACGCCCCCTGTGGCTACCACTCGCTGGGGTCGGACGGCGCCTTCATGGCGGTCAACGATACCGAGCTGGCCTGGCTGGGCTATGGGCGCGAAGAGGTGTTGGGCAGGAATTTCGCCGAATTCCTGGCCCCCGCCAGCGCCGAATTGTTCCGCGCCACCTTTCCCGGTTTCAAGCGCACCGGGCGGGTCAAGGACCTGGAATACGACCTGGTGTGCAAGGATGGCGGCGTCTTGCCGGTGCTGTTGAGCGCCACGGCGGTGCGCGACGCCGCGGGAGCTTATTTGATGAGCCGCTCGATCCTGTTCGACAACCGCGAGCGCAAGGCCCGCGACCAGGAGATCGCCCAGCTCAACGCCGAACTGACGCGCCGTGCCGCCGAGGCCGAGGAGGCCAGCCGCGCCAAAAGCGTGTTCCTCGCCAATATGAGCCACGAAATCCGCACGCCCATGAGCGCTATCCTGGGGCTGGCCGATCTGTGCCTCGCGAGCGGGCCGGGCGAGCGCCAGCGCGATTACCTGGAGAAGATCAGGCGGGCGGCGGATTCGCTGCTCAGGATCATCAACGACATCTTGGATTTCTCCAAGATCGAGGCCGGCAAGCTGACCCTGGAGACCATGGAATTCGGCCTGGAGCCGGTGCTGGACAACCTCGCCACCCTGTTGGCCGGCCAGGCCAAGGAGCGGGGTTTGGAATTGATCTTCGACGTCGACGACAACCTGCCCCAGGTTTTGGTGGGCGATCCCTTGCGGCTGGGGCAAATCCTGGTGAACCTGGTCAGCAACGCCATCAAGTTTTCCGAACGCGGCGAGGTGGTGGTGGCCCTGGACCTGGAAGCCCAGCACGGGCGGGAAGTGGAGTTGCGGGTGGCGGTGAGCGACCAGGGCATCGGCTTGACCCCGGAGCATCGGGCCGTGTTGTTCTCGGCTTTTTCCCAGGCCGATTCCTCGACCACCCGGCGTTTCGGCGGCACCGGGCTGGGGCTGGCCATCAGCAAGCGCCTGGTGGAAAGCATGGGCGGGCGGATCGGGGTGGACAGCGTGTTCGGACGGGGCAGCACTTTTTATTTCACCGTGCGCCTGGGGCTGCCGGGGCAGGAGGCCGCGCCCCGGCCCGAGACGTGGCGGGCGCGGTGCCGGGGGCGGCGGGCCTTGCTCATCGACGGTAGCGCCACCGTCCGCCGGGTGCTGGCGAAGCGCCTGGCCGGGCTGGGCATGGTGGTCGATGCCTATGCCTCCATCACCGCCGCCTTGGCGGCGGTGGCCGACGGCGGAGCGCCGGAGTATCTGTTCGCCTTGGTCGCTCTGGACCCGCCCGGCCTGGGCGGAGTGGAAAGCCTCCACCGGTTCTGCCGCCGGCTCGGGTTGGGTGCGATCACCCATTTCATTCCCATGGCCGCGCCTTCGGCGGTCCCGCCGACCTGGGAGGGCGGCGGGACCGCGCTCACCAAGCCGGTCACGTCTGGCCATTTGCGCGAAATCCTGCGTGGCCGCCTGGGCTTGGCGCGGGAACCCGTACACGAGGTGCCCTGCGGCGGCGATACCCTCGCCGAGTTGGCCGCGCCCTTGGCCGGAGCCGATATCCTCCTGGTCGAGGATACCGAGATCAACCGCGAAATGATGGCGGATATCCTGGAAAACCTGGGAATGCGGCCCCGCGTGGCCGGGAATGGCCGCGAAGCGCTGCGGGCGGTGGCGCGGGCCGTGCCCGAGGCCGTGCTGATGGATTGCCAGATGCCGATCATGGATGGCTACGAGGCCACCCGCGAACTGCGCAAGCAGGCCCACCTGCGGGCACTGCCGATCATCGCGCTCACCGCCCACGCCATGGCCAACGACCGCGAGCGCTGCCTGGAAGCCGGGATGAACGCCTATCTGTCGAAGCCGGTGGATATTCCCCAGTTGATCCGGGCGCTGGCGCAATGGGTGCGGCCCAGGGCGCGGAGCGGCGTTCCGGCGGGCGTATCGCCGCCCGCCGCCGGTTCTGTTCCCCCGCCGGACCTGCCCGCGGTTTTGCCCGGCATCGACCTCCAGGCCGGTTTGGAGCGCACCGGCGGCAACCCGCCGCTTTACCTGCGCCTGTTGCGTAAATTCCGCGATAGCCATGGCCGGGATTTCGAGCGCGATTGCCGGGCCGCGCTGGATGCCGGGGAGTTCGGCACCGCCCGGCGTCTGGCGCATTCCCTCAAGGGCGTGGCCAAGTCGTTAGGGGCCGAACCCCTGGGCGAATTGGCGGCGCGCTTGGAGACCGCCCTGGCCGATAATGGGCCCACCGCCACCATGGAGGCAGACCTGCGGGCGCTGTGTGAGGAACTGGGCGGTGTGGCGCGGGGTTTGGCGGTTTTGGAGGAGGATGGGCGGGATTCCGCCGGGACCGCGCCGCCCGACCGGATGCGCCTGCGGGCCGAATCCGGGCGTTTAACGGCGTTGTTGCTGGCCCACGATGTCGCGGCCATTCCCTGTTTCAAGGCGTTGTCGCCGCTGTTGTCCAGCCATCCGGATAGCGGCGCGGTCGCCGATATCCAACGTTGTCTGGACCGCTACGATTTCGAGGGTGCCCTAATGCGCCTGCGAAAAGTTACTATGCTTGAGTTTTGAAAGCGTTGGGGATTTTGCCGATATTCACTTTCCGGTTTCGCCGGACTTACCCATGGAGAAGCCAAGGCCCGTGTCCGGGAAAGGGTATTTATGATCCATTCCACAAAAGCGGCTCCTGCACCGGAATACCCGGTATTTATACGGTGCCTGGGGTTTTCTGGGATCGGCGATGTTCCAGCCCACGCGTATGGGGCCGGGACTGGGTTCCGGGAGGCGGGCGGGGTGTCCCCAACGAGGGACGGATTGGCGTCGCCGCCAATGTCTACGACGCCTGGGCAGTGTCCGCTCCCACCGGCGGGCTTGGCTTTCCGAGAACGCCATAGCCTATATCCCAGCCCAGGCGGCGCAGGTTTTTGATCCATCCCTGGTGCCACCCTTCGTCGGACTGATGCCGGAATTACTCAGAATCGGGGCGTGGTCCCAATAGCCGCTGTGGCGTTTGCGTTGGGGTATTTTGTTAATATGGAATGGATATATCCGCTTTTATACAGTCGTTGGGCAATGCCTTGA includes:
- the parC gene encoding DNA topoisomerase IV subunit A, producing MNATTHEQIALKDFTEKAYLDYSMYVILDRALPNIADGLKPVQRRIVYAMSELGLSAQAKYKKSARTVGDVLGKYHPHGDSACYEAMVLMAQPFSYRYPLVDGQGNWGSPDDPKSFAAMRYTEAKLTPYAQTLLAELEQGTVEWVPNFDGTLDEPALLPARLPNVLLNGTTGIAVGMATDIPPHNLREVVEGCVLLLDQPETTLEELCEVIRGPDFTTEAELVTPRDDLLRLYRTGNGSVRLRARWEAEEGNIVVTALPHQVSGNDIMAQIAAQMQAKKLPMVEDLRDESDHENPTRIVIMPKGRKVEAEPLMSHLFATTDLERSYRVNLNMIGLNGKPQVKNLRAILVEWLRYRTATVRKRLEFRLDKVEARLHLLAGLLIAFLNIDEVIAIIRREDEPKPVLMARFGLSELQAEAILDIKLRHLAKLEEMKIRGEQADLEQERAMLRATLDSPDKLKALIKQELRQDAERYGDARRSPIVARQAAQALDATQVIASEPVTVILSEKGWVRAAKGHDIDAATLAYRSGDSFLMAAPGRSNQPAYFLDSTGRSYAVPAHELPSARTQGEPLTGRLNPPPGAVFKTVLTGGDEDWYLLATDSGYGFLTQLKELYTKNRTGKLVLTLPEHAEALPPLRVLAPDTEAVAVVTAQGRLLVFPMTEIPVLAKGKGNKLIQVEAGDLAARQDYVLHLVALPPGAGLKLYCGKRHIGLSPNDLAHYQGLRGRKGNHLPRGFQRVDRVEVQV
- a CDS encoding class I SAM-dependent methyltransferase is translated as MPLFYSNSHFYHTLMGITYRHHRNERFRAVARWIPEGADVLDVCCGDGALSRYLPEATRYRGLDRSPAFLRSARRRGRPVEYFDVGDGPLPKSQVVVCQVSLYQFHPRVDEMLARLYAAAQQRLIVSESVWSLTRSKLPGVAPVIAWAMRTEGMADGYFRFTPEALDRLFEAYRPALRHSGAICGGMDRLFVLDKAGARPVAAEY
- a CDS encoding AAA family ATPase; this encodes MASNINEREAFDLPSWRFRIANLGCVESGELEVKPLTLLCGPNNTGKTWVMYALYGFLKYSIPPNPPIFPGLEFIFEGLKHKKVISWDLEAWVRKYADELIELINANTRQRFSGIFHSGDEFFYGSRFDWGVNAEAFVKYAVRTRLDFEHSGVVLFKPSNNGVAKLAIDGDRAIDFLIYPTLSAALLGFLSGVVSGGNRFLIPTERNGLNLFFRELVGLRTALLHPSSRGSGSFLKYIENLSNYPEPIADYINWLSWAGLWEIDAENRGGKIFEVAERVKMVAGGRYAKDGEGNVCFMPSLTDSAPKLALHLASSTVNSLFPLWFYLEHQAKPGDVLMIDEPELNLHPANQRAVARLLARLVNAGIRVVCSTHSDYIVREINSLIMLARPHPQRAALMQRFGYEEEEILRPEQVGAYVFENGHIAAMPITEDEGISAQTFDQQIHELNETSDEIYYTYRDNGGEAAGG
- a CDS encoding DUF2252 domain-containing protein, with translation MSIRTTLAAGLALLALATGTEAATSRPSWLVQKIYAYNHPFAANLPGELATKMDKMTQSAFYFYRGTAHLFYTDMANTAAWPTSYFSNYLTDGAWLEGDMHMQNLGGFRDANGNAVFDTNDFDEAYWGPYVWDIRRMAVAIVLAAKENGIASSDRQSLVKNFVDAYLTQIAAFKGNDNEKTWRLTTANTNGVVKDAIQAADAKTRSNLLAKYTAVTSGVRQFVASSTLQLVNASTLSALNAAMPGYIASIAASKRYANSFYTLKGAALRLGAGTGSLGRYRYYLLIEGPSTATSDDVILEMKQESDSAVAIAAPGTMPASAYGYHNGVRVAMSHKALLNNADVLVGSTSMNGMAFYLHERSPYQEDFDYTLLTTYTKFNDAVKYMGQGVAKNHALADKDYDSTLIASSMDKEITDVIGANGSAFKTEILNFALGYTAQVEQDYVDFVAAKNSGATLY